The Brassica rapa cultivar Chiifu-401-42 chromosome A10, CAAS_Brap_v3.01, whole genome shotgun sequence genome segment TCAAGTTTTATAATATACTTCTATTTCTCGTTTGATCGTTCTGTATCTTCATACAACTGAAGAGATGTTCCTCTTTTCTCACAAGCAAAACCACTATACTGCAGGTACAAACCTAACGATCACTTTCTCAAGGAACTTATTGAGGAGTGGTGCGAAGGAGTCATTCAGGAAAACAGCCAAAGCCAAAACAAAGCAAGCGACCTGGAAGGTACTGACTTTGGGAGACCTGTTAGTCTACTCATTGAAAAAGTAGCTTCGCACTTGCAAGAGAGAACATCCGGACACCTTGCAATTGACCTTCAAGAACTTACCAAGGTAAGTTAATGGTGACAACCAATGAGGCATTGAAGTATTTTATGTGCTTATACTCCTATCAATCCAACTCCTGAAGCATATGCTCATGTCAACCTTATTCATCCATTAACAGGTTGAGGCTCGACTTGTTGTTCTAGCAGTTTTGCGAATGATCAAGGAAGACTATACACGAGGTAAGAATCAATACACATAAACCAATACATCCTCTCTCTTTCATTTACTGTTTTGACTCACTAACCACTTCAAATTGGATCATACAAGTATCACATGCACTATTGTAACTAACTGAATCTCCCTCTTGCAGGTGATGTTGTGAAAGATGATTTGGTGATCATCCTAGGAACCGGTGAAGCAAATACCGATTCAGGGAAGCAAGAGGTTGCTGTAAAAGATGCGCTAGTAAAGCTCCTGAAAGATGAATTGTCTCTGGTGGTTCTTCCTGCTGGACAAAGACGTGTGCTAGATATAACACAGGATGCAAGATTTGTGGATGATGCAGACCAAAATACAGAACATACTTCAGAGAACACCAAGTCGATTGTCGGTATGTCCACTACGAGGAGGCCTGCAATTCTGGAGAGGTTGATGGTGACAAAGGCGTCTTTGCATAAGTGGCTGCAGCGCAAAAAGTAGTTGATCCTGACTGGTACATAACTAATCATCTTTGTATTCTATGCAAATTTCAAACTAAATTGGAGAAAAATAACGAGGAAAGATTGCAGAATATCTTGATGCAAATATCTGTGTACATTCAGAAAAAACAGCTTACAAATATCTTCCCAGTTCTGTGTAAACCGATACAACACAATTTAAAACCCAAATATCGATCTCTGCGATAACACATATCAGTAAACTTGTTGGTCTCTAATTGAACAGTAACTCAATAAGAACAGCAACCTGAAGATCAGAGCCAATCCTGCTGCTGCAGTTTCAGGGGCAAGTAAACTTCTGATAAATACTGGAAACCAAAAGAACTCAACGCCTGAATCTCAGCCTTCTGCTTTGTCTTCACCATCAGGTTAAGTTCTTCGACCCACCCAGGATTCTTCTTCACGAAATCCTCCTCCAGCATATCCTTCCCGGTCTTAATATCCTGCTCAGTCATCGGCAACCTACACTGCTCAGGAATCTTGTACTTATCCAAATCACTTGGCCTGATCCCAAGCCACTTAATATCAGGTGTAGTCAAGTTTGCGCTATCGTAAGACATGTTCTTCGACCCGCATCCATAAACCGACAAGATCTTCAACCCGTAAGGATCACTATCCACCAAGGCAAGCACCGGAAGCTTAAGCTCCATTTTCATCTTCCTCAAGAACAGCCTCGTGGCTACATCGGGCTGGCCTTTTGCAGTGACGATGATGCAGGGGAACCGGTTGTAGAATCTGTCTTCAGCTAGCCTTATGTAAGCTGCATCTTTCTCAACTAAGAGTATGAACATAGCATCACTCTGCATGTCTCCAACTCGATCGATGTTCGGTGGAATGGCTTTCCCACCCATCCCCATCTTTGTGCAGTCTATCATGTCTCCGTTGTCACTGAATATGAGCCTTCCCACCACCACACCTTTCTCCGCTGCAATTACATTGAGGCTTGACCTTGTGCAGCCGAGCATACACGACACGTCGTCCAACACAGCATCACTCTGTGTCTGGTCCTGAGATTAATCAAGGTTGCAAATTGGTTCCAAACTATTCCACATAATCAATGCGGAGAGTTTCTTTCGAATCAAAAAGTGACAATCTTTATTATCAAATCTGAGAGCTTGGAATGTGTAAAACTGAAAGGAAGAAACTTTACCTGGAAAAGCTTAACGTCAGTGTAGAAGAGATCACGCTTGGTGACGTGGATGTTCCTGAGGCAGAGTTGGTGGATAAGGGCGAGTATCCGCGTGGTGATAGTTGTCTTCCTGACAGAAGAAACTGATGCAAAGGGACGGAGGGTAGATTTGTCTTTAAGCACTATGCGGTCTAGCTCAGGGACATAGAGCTGGTTAGATGCGGCGCGCGAGGGAACGCTGAAGGAGAAGCCATCGCCTGCGAGGATTGAACGGGCGATCTGAACGATGACCGTCTCTATTTCCGTCTGGACGGAGGAGAGGGAGAGATCAGCAACTTCACGGCAGGAAGATGAGAGGGAGAGGTCAGCTAGAGTTAGCGGTTTCGATGAAGACGAGGAGGAGGCGCCGCTACTTCCTGCGGCGGCGGCGGTTAGAGAAGAGGAGATGTAGGATTTGAGAAGTTTCAGGATAGCTTCGTCTGATTCAAGGATGCTTTTGAAAGGAAGATCCTCATCTTTGTCCTCTTTAGTTCGCTTTCGCTTCTTCTTATCCGCCATGACGGCGACGGAGATGCGGCTGCGGCTGAGAGAGTTCTGGTACTAACGATGGCGGGAAAATATTACACTAGGTCAACGTTTCTGGTGAGTGAGAGGCTTATTCTAGGTTTATATAAGCGATAATAGATATGATTAGTGAGCAATCTAGTGAGGAAGAAACAACAAGAAGTCGATATGTCCGAGTGGTTAAGGAGATAAAATTGAAATCTATTGGGCTTCGCCCGCGCAGGTTCGAACCCTGCTGTCGacgtttttttttattggattTCTTCTTAAAAGCCTGATTTACGGCCCATATATTGAGCCCAGTATTAATCACATCTGCTAAAATCTTTAAACGGCAGCCTCTTTGGCCAGAATCAAGTCGACGGTCCAGATGAGATTAAACTTGGCGTTCCCTACCCACTACGCGACGTGTCAACCCAAAAAGATCTAAAGATCCGCCACTAGCGTCGGGAACGTGTGTTTTTGATATGCTCCACGTCAGCAATCCCTGCGAATACGTGATGTGGAAATATCCGATCAGACGTGGGTCTTATCGGACGTTCGGGACCTCTAGTTTTATCCACGTcagatatttcaatttttattttcttttttttggttccGCGACAAACTTTCTAATATCTATCCATCTccgggaaagaaaaaaaaacttatggtCGTCTCCGATATCCACTCTCTGGGGAGATAAATCAAATTGGCTCACTCTCTTTGTGTAATTTGTTCTTCTTTCCATAAGCAGAGAAGCTCAGATTCTCTTTGTGTATTTGCTTTCCTTTCTTAATTATTGATTCCATGTTTAGCTGCTTGTGCTGGATCTGAATTTCTGGATGCTAAGGTAGAGCTCGATTCTTCGTTTTAGAATCTGATTATTGTAGGAATTGGAATTCAGATGATTTTGTTTGATGTGATTAGGTCGAGAATCGAGATTCAGTTTTTTAGGTTTTGATGATTTTGCAGTAATCAAGTCTTTGTTTAGTTAACTTGAGTTACTCTTTGATTCTTATATAACCCCTCTAGCTTTTTGCGTTTATCGAAATTAGGGATTCAGGTTTGTGCTTAGAGTGGTGAGGAGAAgcgttttaatattttgattattttgaacACAGGGAAGCAGAGCTGGTGTGATGAATGTTAATGAGGAGGGTGAGGGTTCGCGTTACCCAGTCACTGATCAGAAGCCCGTTGAGACGAAAGAGAGGCTTAGTGGAGAAGATAAAGCTAATGGAGTTGTTATGGATGTGAGAAACGGGAGTGCAGGAGGGGCTGGGGGTGGACTGCAAATTCCAATTTCGCAGCAAACACCGGCCACTGTTTGTTGGGAAAGGTTTCTTCATGTGAGAACAATAAGAGTGCTGCTGGTGGAGAATGATGACTGTACTCGTTATATAGTTACTGCGCTTCTTCGTAATTGTAGCTATGAAGGTCAGTTTTGAAGcctatatgtgtatatatttgcATCCATTAATTGATAATGAGAAGtaacttctttttttatttcatgGCAGTTGTTGAGGTAGCTAATGGTGTACAAGCTTGGAAGGTGTTGGAAGATCTAAACAATCATATTGATATTGTGTTGACGGAGGTAGTCATGCCTTACTTATCTGGTATCGGCCTCTTATGCAAGATCTTAAATCACAAATCCCGTCGGAACATCCCTGTCATTAGTGAGTTCTTTATCTCTCTTGTCGTTGTGCATCAGTCACTTCCCCTGTGATGCTTTTTAACTACATTCCCCTGTGAGATTTGTTGTTGCAGTGATGTCATCTCATGACTCAATGGGGCTGGTCTTCAAGTGCTTATCAAAAGGAGCTGTTGACTTTCTCGTTAAGCCCATAAGAAAAAACGAGCTTAAAATCCTTTGGCAACATGTTTGGAGAAGATGTCAGAGTGTAAGTGCTTTGCTCATATTTGAAACACTGTTGGGAGTTGTTTTATCTGTTTGATGTGATGAAGTCATTTTCAAATTATTGATTTCCTTGTTTTGTTGTTCACAGTCTAGCGGCAGTGGAAGTGAAAGCGGAACTCACCAAACTCAAAAGTCTGTGAAATCAAAGACTATTATGAAATCTGACAACGATTCAGGACGCAGTGGTGAGAATGAGAATGAGAGCAATGGCCTGAATGCTAGTGATGGAAGTAGTGATGGCAGTGGTGCTCAGGTTAGAAAAATGTGCAAATATCAATAATCTAATATATTATCTGATAAGTTGCCTTCCCCGTGATGAATTAAATGATGTTAACCAATTCTGAAGTTTTATTTGTAAAATCTAGATttgtttttgatatatatatatttttttttttttcttcagagCTCTTGGACGAAAAAAGCTGTGGAGGTTGATGATGACAGTCCACGAGCGGTATCTCCATGGGATCGAGTTGATAGCACTTGCGCACAAGTGGTACATTCCAACCCCGAGGTTCCCGGTAATCACTTGATCGCAGCACCTGCTGAGAAGGAGACTCAAGAACAGGATGAAAAATTTGGTAAAGAAAAGAAGTTGTGATCTCTCAGTTTCTTCCATACTCTTCTTTATCACAAactttaaaatatgttattgaataaatcttttaaataatttttgcaGAAGATATCACAATGGGTAGAGACTTGGAGATTAGTATACATGGAAATTGTGATCTGACACTGGAGCCAAAAGATGAACCCTTAACCAAAAGCACTGGCGTTGGAAAGGGACCTTTGGACCTCAATAGTGAAAGCCGTTCAAGTAAACAAATGCATGAAGACGGAGGCTCGGGTTTCAAAGCTACGTCTGGTCATCAACTTCAAGATAACAGAGAACCCGAGGCACCTACTACCACACACTGCAAAACTGTAGACACCAATGAAGCTGCCATCAAAAACCCCGAAGAGCCAATGCACGTTGAACATAGTTCAAAGAGGCATAGAGGAGCTAAAGATGATGAGACAATAGTTAGAGATGACCGCAATGTGCTGAGGCGTTCAGAGGGTTCAGCTTTCTCAAGGTACTTACTGTAGAATCATAAACAAATCCTAAAAGTtctgtttttatatataatgttatattGTTGGACTTGAACAGGTATAATCCAGCCTTAAACAACAATAAGCTTTCTGGCGGGAACTTGGGAAGCAATGCTCGGCATGATAATAATTGCCAAGAACTTATAAAAAGGACTGAAGCGGCATGTGATTGTCACTCAAACATGAACGAGAGTCTCCCTAGCAATCATCACTCCCGCGTCGGTAGCAATAACGTGGAAATGAGTTCCACAACTGTGAACAACGCTTTCACAAAGCCTGGAGCTCCAAAAGTAAGCCCGGCAGGATCTTCATCAGCAAAGCGTTCATTGTTTCAGCCTCTACCGTGTGATCATCATCACTCCTCGCATAATCTTGTTCACGTCCCTGAGCGGAAGTTACCACCACAATATGGATCGTCTAATGTGTACAATGAGACGATTGAaggtaacaacaacaacaacaacacagtCAATTACAGTGTGAATGGAAGTGGATCAGGTAGTGGTCATGGAAGCAATGACCCATATGGAAGCAGTAATGGCATGAATGCTGGAGGAGTGAACATGGGAAGTGAAAATGGTGCTGGCAAAAGCGGAAGTGGTGATGGTAGCGGAAGTGGAAGTGGGAATGTAGCAGATGAGAATAAGATCTCTCAAAGGGAAGCTGCTTTGACAAAGTTCCGTCAGAAGAGAAAGGAGAGGTGCTTCAGAAAGAAGGTAATTTGATTGTTAGATACTTGTGTGTTTATGTATTATAGTCATCATTTAAGATACACAGTATATAACGCAGGAAACTTAAAGATATAAATCCattgtatttgaaaatattgaCAATTGTTGCCTTAGTGGGTGATAGATAAAAGTGGTTTGTTATTTTTACTCAGGTGCGATACCAAAGCAGGAAAAAACTAGCGGAACAACGACCTCGTGTCCGTGGCCAGTTCGTCCGAAAAACAGCTGCTGCAACGGATGATAACGACGTAAAAACGCCGAGGGATAGCTAACGGGAAAAACTGCTAAACCAACACTTGTCCGCAGGAAAAAAAACTTGCAAGGTTCTCATCATCCTTGTTGGGATCTGTCTATCAGTCTATATATCACttctttttaacaatttttcttTACCCTCAAAGTGTGATTCTTTGATACTACTACACTAGTATTCCACGAACACACACGACAGACAAATTGATTGTTTGTTATTTTGTCATCGTATAGTGTGGTTTGTGGATTCAGGACAGGATTTGGTTCATGAGTTGGAGGGTGTGGTTGTAGATGTTGTAAACTTCTGTAAAACAATAACCCACTGTTTGTTTGTATAAGCTATATTGGTTTTGGAGCATATATATTGTAGTTTACTGATATTATctcctttcttttgtttttcaacAAATATTTCAACTCCATTTCTAAAAAAGAACACTCTTATATCAATTGATTGCAACCGCTATGATGAACTACGGTTGTTGCGTATACAAGTTGTGTGTGATTAGTCACTACAACTTGGAAAGAATATTCTATCTTGTGTTGAAACtcgagaaaaaaataaaattcgatGGGTAGTTAGTTGGTTCTACTTTGCTAGAAACCCAAttaatttacttatattattatttttatttacgaaGTGATTATTCGCATTTCTcgctattaaaaattaatatgctAAAGTTTTTACTATGTTTTCATGTGCAGGTATCTCTACAGTTTTGTAAAGCTTGTTTCTTTAATATTCACTTGggataaaattaattattattttttcctataatatttataattatttttagtcaggtatattaaaatagataaatttgtGTGAAAAATAGAATTTCAAAGACAACTTATtgaattgagttttttttataagaaatataaactgtgtttaaaacaaaaattttaattatcacACATTTGTTTGAAAACttatactctctctgtttcatattaagtgtcattttgatatttttttttttactacataaaaatgttattttaaaattctaatgcaacttccaacttaaaattaattacaaatgtattgattttataaataattttatttatcttaaatgCTATTGGTTGAATATgtgtaatttataaaaaaactttaaagtattttaatcattttttaatctatgtaaaaaatgtaaaagtggTATTTTTTATGAAACGGAAAGAGTATAATTTTCAACTGCTACTTAAGAAAGGAACTATAtcatgttaaatattttttattataataaaaaagagGGACAATACATATTAATCAATCAAATATGCAAAATTAGATAGAAAACGTATGCATTGGAAAAGTTAATAATTTTCACTACCAGAAGCAAATATCGAATGTGTCGCAGAACCTACGTATAGGATTTCGATAAGGGCGAGTAAGAGGGAATTGATTGATGTTGTACTGTCCATTTTTCTTCGGATCCCACATTATCTTACAAGAGGTGTAACATATCCCTGGAATAGCTAGTTTCGGTACTTTTATGCATTGGTTCATGATACAATTTTTCATACATTCCTTTGTTACGATGGAATCAGAAACTTGTGCTGAAAGCAacattgtaaataaatttacaacAATGAAGGCGCGGTAAATATTCTTTGACACTTGAACTGCCATCATGTGAATATACAAAACTTcgagacaatttttttttcttgtttgtttattttagtGAGAAAATAGATGATTTGCTGAGGATGTGTGCATGATCACGATgatttatatagaaaatttgttttatcaaattttGGAAGTTCGTCACAAAATCACTTTATTTCCTATTCCGTTTTTTATACTTGACGTTTCAGgtagttttttcatttcaaACCTGATAACGTTAgtttttattgtaaaatttattagttttaagttattaaaccatttatatttaataattgtgGTTTTGtagataaattatttaaattttatttttaaaaataaatattttgttaatttgtgTATACAACTATAAAATGTCAGCTAAATAAAAATGGAgggaatattattttgttaattgGTTTTGTTGATTATGTTTTTTGAAAACTTTAGTGTATAATATCTTTGGTCATTTAAAGAACTATTTTGTATCAATAAATGTAACTAATTTTCATATTGTCAATTTTAGCTTACAAACACACATACAGAAGCGtcatttttgtagccacatctttctctgaaaagtgaaaacatattttaaaactcATAATATTTACCTATAGTTAAACCCATGACACGTTTTGTATCAAATATTCAcaaacatttattaaatttagaaagagaaaaagaaaaagaaaacaaaagtccAGCGATTGGCGTATCCACATTTTCAAAGTTCCGGACTTGCATCGAAGAAGATAGAGAAGCTAATGGGTTGGATCCCGTGTTCAGGGAAGAGTTGTAAGAGAAGGAGGAACATAATTGACGAAAACCATGCCTCCAGTCATCTACCGGGATTCGAAATGCTCCAATATTTTGCTCGGGATGACTACTATCCGAAGCTATCTGACTTTGGTTTGGCTCAACTTGGCCCGGTGGGTCACAAGTCTCAAATGAGACGTTTATACGTATACCAATAATAGGTGATGTTCTTTCACATGTAATGTTTTGTAGCATTTGTTTCAGTATATGGTATTTTGAGTAATGTCTCTATTTTCATTTCCAGAAATGTTGTATTACATGTTATAGTTTTGAATTTTGACACTATGTTTTGATGGTATTATCATGTGTTTTGTGTTTACTGCTATAAACTGCGATGCTAGTGTATTAGTTTCTTGGTCTAGCGATAGAATCATAAGAGTAACATTGTGGTTCTGTCGGAACAGAGCATGTCGGAAGCTAGCTGAACGAACTATCTTCTTACAACACTCAACACTGTCTGAAAAGGATCaagaatgcaaaaaaaaaacgacaaaGTTTAAGTAAAGACATCAACTCATCTAGTAGAAAAAGTTCGATAATTTGTCAGAGTTTCTAGTTAGCGATAGAATCATAAGAGGTAACATTGTGGTTCTGTCGGAACAGAGTATGTCGGAAGCTAGCTGAGCGATCTTCTTACAACACTCAACACTGTCTGAAAAGGATCAAGGATGCAAAAAATCGACAAAGCTCAAGTAAAAAACATTAACTGACCATGACCATGACCGCGACTGATCTAGTAGAAAACAGTACGAAAATTCAACAAAATTGGATCTTTAAAAAAACCCAGAATCCCAAAATTGACCAAAACTcatcacaaaaagaaaaaagaaaaaacaagactCGTCTCCCCCATCTATGGAGTCAACAGGAAGAGCTTCTCGATAGAGAAACCACCGATGAGTACCCTCGGATGCGACTCCCATGGCGTCTTAAACGACGCAGAGTTCAGCAAACCTATGCCTTCGATTGGTTTATACGTAGCTATCGCTTCGCTCCTCTGCGCACTAGCCATGGCCGCCGACCTTCTCCACGGCTTCCTCCACCGAAAATTCTGGTTCCCCTGTAAGTTCTTCTCTCTCAACGCGACTTCTCTGACTTTCATCGGCGTCGGGATCAAACTCTCAGTAGATCTCAACACCTCCATGCCTAGTCGCCACGACCAGCTATCCAAGCTCAGCAGCAGCGTCTTCGTCTGCACAGTGATGGGCAACTCGATGCCTTCTCTTGGTTCAATGGACAACAAAGATCTTTTAATGAACCTCGTAGCCTTAGCGATCCTTGTGGTCACGGACGTTGTCAACATCTGTATCCAGCTAGGGACAGGCGCCATCTACGTCTTCAAAGAAGAACACTTCATGGTCGTCCTCCTCATGATGCTTATGCTGATGATCTTGAGTTTCTCGGCGACCACGGTTCCCACCACGAAGAGGATCCTGGAAGCTAAGTACAAGAAGAAGTACGAGGTGGCTTTGAAGTGTCCTTTGGCTACAGAGAGAACAACTGTAGCGAAAAAGATTCAGCAAGATTTGTCAAAGTTCTGGATGATGGCTCACACTAGTAGTCCTCAGTTCGTGATGGCACGTTCCGTCACGTGCACTGCTTCTGGCTTCTTCTGTCTTCTTAGCGCCGTTACGCTTGGTGAAGCTGTTGTCCGGTCTTACTTGCTGAGACCGGGGACGACGACGACGCTTGAGTTTTGCCGAGGTGATTCTGATTATAAATGGTCGACCTCTCTGGTTCTCGTTTGTCAGGGGAGCGCTGTAGCTGTAGGGACTGTCGCTCCTGCGATTCGTTGGTTTACAGCTGTTAAGTTCAGGTGTCCGATTAGAGGGAGTAGGAGTTATAGAGACGAGTTTCGAATAGAGAGTTACTGGACGCAGTGGTTCTCTGAGAAGAAACAACGTCCCTTACCCTTAAGCCGTCTTTCGATTCTCAAAGATCGCAGCTGCAGGAAGACAGCGCACGATGCGAAACGCTGGCTGTTGGATGTGTGTATAGGTGTGCAGTATGTTATAGTGTTTGCCAGCAAGATCATCCGTTACGTCTCTGTCTACTGCGTGAGCAGAATCTTGATTTGTCTTCATTTGGCGTTCAGAGCGACGGGTAGAAGTACAGTCTCTCACGTTGACTCGGAGATGTCTGGTGGTGGTTCGAGACAGGAGCTGGCGAGCTTTGTACTGCATCTTGAAGGAGAGGACGAGCTTGTGGATTTGATGGTGAGGAGCAATAGGGAGGCTACTGATCATTGGGTAAAGAAGGGTAGAAAGAACCAGCCGGTGAATCTGATAGAGCTTTTGGAAGCGACGACGAAGATTTCGAAAGGGTTTGAAGGGATTAGAGAGTTTGACAGCAGCGAGGTGGCTTCTCTTGCACCGTCGGGAGAGCCGCCTAACTGCTGGGCTCTCCCGTTGGTGACAATGACAGCCATCGCTCTAGCTCTCGCCAACGTCAAGCCGAAGTTGCTTAACGCTGTCAGCGAGGCGCTAGACTCTGTTAACAAGTTTGAATGCGTCTTAGATACAGGAGGAGAGTTGGCTAACCTCAGGAAAGCTGCTGAGGTGGTTTGGCTAGGAGTTGATCTCTACCATAAGTGGTTCGATGTGGATCTTCGGAAACTATCTAAGCAGGAGAAGAGTCCTGAAGAGACGCTTAGGGAGCTAGCGGAAGTGGCGAAGAGAGAGTTTTCGGAGTCGTGGCAGATGAACTTGATGGTGTGCATGAAGCACAAGCCTTCTCATTGGCCCATCAAGACTCTAGCTGCCAACTCCATGTACAGAATCTGTCAAACCATTCTTCTCAATTACGAAACGAGAGACTACGGAACAGGGGAAGCTCTGTTGAGGAAGCTGGAAACCACGATCTCGGACATAGTTTCAGGCTGTTTCTGCAACGTGGTACAGGTTGTGTCTGTTAAGTGTTTGGTGACGGCTGTAGAAGTGAGGGAAGAATCGGTTAGAGGAGCGGCTCTGCATCTCGGAAAACAGAGAAGATTCTAGAGATTGTAGAGAGGAGACGATTACCTGAACTGAGATGTGATCAGATGAAGAATATTGATGAGTGGAGAGCGTTCTACAAGATGAACTCTTCTGAGTGTAATAGCAGCAAGGCAGTTTCTTCCGAGTCAAATGAAGTGTGCATCACTGTTGACTAATTTGTAAAAAACTGTTTGTAGATAAGAGACCGTTTTATGATTGTTATTGGTGATGTATTACTCACATGtaataattatatgtattaCTTGCGTGAAATGTAACAGTATCTCACTATATGctatttgtagatatataagaaaataataattttacgaataaatttttatatttttttttaaaatgtatatatttttgaaaattttagtaataaaattgtataatttaaaaatatataattatattatatttcgaaatttataatgacatatttgaatatatttaatttaatgatgatttatgagttattctcatattctaaaaaaaaattaaaaatataaattaacattaaatgtaatatatgagttattaccatattttaaaaagtttaccaaaaatataaattaacagtAAATGTAATTGTCCATGTCATTTAAGCTATAAGACATGTCATCAGTTTCAGTAGTCATgccatatttgttttgtgaaattgattgtagaaaaaacatgtggcaaaatcacttcgTAAATATAATCTAGAGAATTGGTTGcttaaataagatattttttttgttagcatGGTGACTATTTCCTTTTTAATCTCTTGaccaaaaaaggaaaataataataatttaatatgcaAAGTTAAGTTTTACGATCTCAATGTTCATTGTTCTTCAGAGTGATTATCTACTAACTTGGCTAAACAATCAATTCGGAAGATTAGAAGATGAATGCTTTGTGTTTCCAAAACTTGTGAGTACACACAGATTTGATGTTTGGTTGGCTGCTTTGAGAACCTACTAGTTCATATATAGGAATTTGGGAACCGAATATGCAAAGATAGTGCAGTTTTTAGAAGATGTTAAAGCTAAGCAAGGAACTTGTGGAGTAAAAGTCAACACAAACAACTTGTATTTGTTCTATCACATACGTGTGAAAATATAAGTGAGAGGAGCAACTACTTCTTATGTGCGGTTCTTGATGTCCTCAACGGAGAAAACCCATTTGTTGTTGCCTATCGAGATGGTAGCGTTGATGTTACAAGTGATTTGCGTCAACAAATGATCGATGTTGATGATGCAGTATTGAAGTCCT includes the following:
- the LOC103847420 gene encoding DNA topoisomerase 6 subunit A, translating into MADKKKRKRTKEDKDEDLPFKSILESDEAILKLLKSYISSSLTAAAAGSSGASSSSSSKPLTLADLSLSSSCREVADLSLSSVQTEIETVIVQIARSILAGDGFSFSVPSRAASNQLYVPELDRIVLKDKSTLRPFASVSSVRKTTITTRILALIHQLCLRNIHVTKRDLFYTDVKLFQDQTQSDAVLDDVSCMLGCTRSSLNVIAAEKGVVVGRLIFSDNGDMIDCTKMGMGGKAIPPNIDRVGDMQSDAMFILLVEKDAAYIRLAEDRFYNRFPCIIVTAKGQPDVATRLFLRKMKMELKLPVLALVDSDPYGLKILSVYGCGSKNMSYDSANLTTPDIKWLGIRPSDLDKYKIPEQCRLPMTEQDIKTGKDMLEEDFVKKNPGWVEELNLMVKTKQKAEIQALSSFGFQYLSEVYLPLKLQQQDWL
- the LOC103847424 gene encoding two-component response regulator-like APRR7 isoform X1, yielding MNVNEEGEGSRYPVTDQKPVETKERLSGEDKANGVVMDVRNGSAGGAGGGLQIPISQQTPATVCWERFLHVRTIRVLLVENDDCTRYIVTALLRNCSYEVVEVANGVQAWKVLEDLNNHIDIVLTEVVMPYLSGIGLLCKILNHKSRRNIPVIMMSSHDSMGLVFKCLSKGAVDFLVKPIRKNELKILWQHVWRRCQSSSGSGSESGTHQTQKSVKSKTIMKSDNDSGRSGENENESNGLNASDGSSDGSGAQSSWTKKAVEVDDDSPRAVSPWDRVDSTCAQVVHSNPEVPGNHLIAAPAEKETQEQDEKFEDITMGRDLEISIHGNCDLTLEPKDEPLTKSTGVGKGPLDLNSESRSSKQMHEDGGSGFKATSGHQLQDNREPEAPTTTHCKTVDTNEAAIKNPEEPMHVEHSSKRHRGAKDDETIVRDDRNVLRRSEGSAFSRYNPALNNNKLSGGNLGSNARHDNNCQELIKRTEAACDCHSNMNESLPSNHHSRVGSNNVEMSSTTVNNAFTKPGAPKVSPAGSSSAKRSLFQPLPCDHHHSSHNLVHVPERKLPPQYGSSNVYNETIEGNNNNNNTVNYSVNGSGSGSGHGSNDPYGSSNGMNAGGVNMGSENGAGKSGSGDGSGSGSGNVADENKISQREAALTKFRQKRKERCFRKKVRYQSRKKLAEQRPRVRGQFVRKTAAATDDNDVKTPRDS
- the LOC103847425 gene encoding LOW QUALITY PROTEIN: uncharacterized protein LOC103847425 (The sequence of the model RefSeq protein was modified relative to this genomic sequence to represent the inferred CDS: inserted 1 base in 1 codon), with the protein product MSTLGCDSHGVLNDAEFSKPMPSIGLYVAIASLLCALAMAADLLHGFLHRKFWFPCKFFSLNATSLTFIGVGIKLSVDLNTSMPSRHDQLSKLSSSVFVCTVMGNSMPSLGSMDNKDLLMNLVALAILVVTDVVNICIQLGTGAIYVFKEEHFMVVLLMMLMLMILSFSATTVPTTKRILEAKYKKKYEVALKCPLATERTTVAKKIQQDLSKFWMMAHTSSPQFVMARSVTCTASGFFCLLSAVTLGEAVVRSYLLRPGTTTTLEFCRGDSDYKWSTSLVLVCQGSAVAVGTVAPAIRWFTAVKFRCPIRGSRSYRDEFRIESYWTQWFSEKKQRPLPLSRLSILKDRSCRKTAHDAKRWLLDVCIGVQYVIVFASKIIRYVSVYCVSRILICLHLAFRATGRSTVSHVDSEMSGGGSRQELASFVLHLEGEDELVDLMVRSNREATDHWVKKGRKNQPVNLIELLEATTKISKGFEGIREFDSSEVASLAPSGEPPNCWALPLVTMTAIALALANVKPKLLNAVSEALDSVNKFECVLDTGGELANLRKAAEVVWLGVDLYHKWFDVDLRKLSKQEKSPEETLRELAEVAKREFSESWQMNLMVCMKHKPSHWPIKTLAANSMYRICQTILLNYETRDYGTGEALLRKLETTISDIVSGCFCNVVQVVSVKCLVTAVEVREESVRGAALHLGXTEKILEIVERRRLPELRCDQMKNIDEWRAFYKMNSSECNSSKAVSSESNEVCITVD